The Chrysemys picta bellii isolate R12L10 chromosome 10, ASM1138683v2, whole genome shotgun sequence genome segment CAATTACTTGGGGTGAACAGATCATCTCAGGTTTGGGTCTCAAagctggtctttttttttttgtttgatttttgggtttttttggggggtgtgtgtgtgtgtgttagtttgtGTTCTTCCTAGAAGGCATCAGATCTGCCTTATATCCAAGACAAGGTTTCACCCACATATAATACAGGTAGTAAATAGGGACTATTATTGAAGAAACAACTGTCTCTACAGCTTGAACCTTTGACACAACATGTTTTCTTCCTTTACCTTTGTCAAATAGACCTTTATTTGAAACTATCAGATTCCCTATTGAAACAAGGACTTTATAATTGCATGACCAAGTTTGGGTCAACACACTCTTCCATCCTTTACCAATAAATCAATAATACGAAATTATGATGGAAAAAGTTAGAAAATAGAGAATTGCAGTTGTCATAGCAATTTTAACTCTGTTCCTGTCTGTCACGTGGAATATTGTATACCAACCTGGTGTTAGCATTAAAGGATTAAGATATTAATTGAGGCATTGGAAAGAGTAACTGAACTTCCAGTCATGTGAAATCTGTTTTGATATTGTGACAACAATTTTGGGGACTTGGAAGTAGAGTGGGTGGTGAGTGTGAAAGAAAGTTGAAGCAAAGGTAAATTTATTTGATTCTGCACTGGCAATCACATTTGAATGCCTAGAAGAGCATGTATATGAAAGAGTGCACAGAATTGCACGTCTATTTGAAATTGTGCCTAAGAGCAGTGAGCACTCGAGTGGGCAAAAATTGAAAACCTAGGCACTAAAACCATCAAACTTCTTCCTGTAATTGTTTTGATGCCATAAGGTCATAGTTCATAactaactttttttaaacttaacaAAGCACACATTCTCTAGGAAGGATGGTATGTGCCAGGTCAAAACCAGTTTTGTTATCTGTGCATAAAAGGCAGAAAACATTGGAACTTTTTTTCCATTGTCAAGTGGACTATTAATCTATTGGAATTTCTTCAGATAGCAATTTATCTCTAAGCTGAGGAGAAGCATGAAGTGCATGTATGTGCTCAAAACGTAACTTCGGGGAATTAAGTTATCAAAGTAAGGGTTTGGAATAACAGTATCTTCTTAGCCATCGCAGAGGTAGAATTAGCTTAGTGCTATATATGTAGTAGTAGTAATGATTTAGCCCTATAAGGGTGTCCACCTGTCTGTACAAAATTTTACGTCTATCTGCCACAATCTTAGAAATGCTTATAAAGTTGTTAGTGTTGTTGAGGCAGTTTAAAACATTGTATATGAAAAACAGTCTTTaagaaaaccaaaatattaaTTAGTAAATATTAATGCAGAACTAGAATAATGTATTTTTGCAGGTACCTGTCTTGGGCCTTAGACACAAATCAAGAAGAACGAGACAAAGGTAAAACAGTAGAAGTGGGCCGTGCCTATTTTGAAACAGAGAAGAAACACTTCACAATCCTAGATGCCCCAGGGCATAAGAGCTTTGTTCCAAATATGATTGGCGGGGCTTCTCAAGCTGATCTGGCTGTGTTGGTAAGAAAAACAAATTGGACATCTACACGTAATGGTATTGCTACAAATAGCTAGATCAGAATTACATATATAAGAATATCTTGTCATTGTGGTCTCTGAAATTTTCAAATCTTAATGTAGCAATCTAGTAATATTTGTATGTAATTCAGTTCTGATAGGTACACAGTAACCCAGATTCTAATGTCAACACTGTTAAATGGTTTTGAGAGTTAGATTGTGATATGTTGTTTGTGTGTTCAGGGTTTATTGCATTATTGAATATAAGGCTGTAAATCATGTATTGTCCTTTGATTTAATTGCATAATAACTGAGAATAATTCTAATTCctaagttgttttttttaaaatacttaacacttttttaaaatttaggttATTTCTGCAAGAAAAGGAGAGTTTGAAACTGGATTTGAAAAAGGGGGACAAACAAGAGAACATGCCATGTTAGCAAAAACAGCAGGTGTAAAACATTTAATAGTTCTTATTAATAAAATGGATGATCCAACTGTGAACTGGAGTAACGAAAGGTGAGTGTTTCtatgaagtaaaaaatatttttaaatattttcatgtaATTAATTATAGCTGAACTACAAGCTACAGTAGTTTACAGTTAGTGCTGTTTTTTGCCAAAGCCTCATTTGATCCTTGGCTGGAAGGATGGTGGGCCTAAGAATACAAGCATAATCTGCAGAGCAGCTACTGGAAAGTAGATAATTATGTATTTTAACAGTTTGTTGTGTATGTATGTCTAACAAAGCCACAAGCTCTAATATCAATTGAGAGTTAGGAAAACTTTCCAAGTTGCAAGGAATTTAGAGCAAAtctcacactcactcactcacactctctctgtctctctctaactctgtctcactcactcactcctctCCCTAGTTAGTTAGTTAAATACAGTTTGCCAGACTTTCATCTACTTCAAAAATAAATGGAATAACTCCAGTAACTAAGCTAAGAGGGCATTCAGCAAATTTATGTTAAACTTTCTTTCTTATCCCTCAgcttgtttggggggggggcattaagCACACATTGCTAAAGTAGCTGCATGTGGCAAATTGATTGGCAAGTCACTTCCAGTAAACTTGATCAAATCCAGAATATTGATCTAATCAGCAAGttttcttttgaatttttattGCAATACTAGATTTCAAATAGAAAAATAGAACTTTACTGGAATTTCTTAATTTAGCGTGATTGAGCTGCATGTCAATTTTTAATAGATATGAAGAATGTAAAGAGAAGCTGGTGCCATTTTTGAAGAAAGTTGGCTTCAATCCCAAAAAAGATATTCATTTTATGCCCTGCTCGGGACTGACTGGAGCAAACCTTAAAGAGCAATCGGATTTCTGTCCTTGGTATATGTAAGTAACTTAGTGTTGTTAACATGTTGGGGACATAGTAATAGTTCATTAATAGGCAGTACTACAGTACAGCTAGGTGGAAGTATAGGTTTGTATCTTGTAGTCAGATCCAATATGATTGACTAACGTATACGTGAGGGAAGACTGTCATTGCAAAGGCAATAGAAAACAATATGACCAAGAAGTAAAGCAGAAGCATTTGAGCACTGTTGAAGAAATTCGCTACAAAAGCACTATTTCTGTTGTATGTTGAGTTAGGTTACCACAGACCATAACAGTATTTTCCTTGCCTTGTGAGGTCTTGAAAGTGCTGTACTGCCACTTGAATTTTCCAGTGATTTCACGTTGGGTGTGTGGCTAGGGTGAAAAACAGTTTGATGTGAATAGTCTGTATAGAACCTGAATAAGATTGTGAACATGGCTCAGCCATTTAATGCTATGTTTGCTGATATGGCTCAAGGCAATTAAACCATGTTAATGAAAACCACTCTGAAAACTAGCCTATTATGTTCACGCGCCTGGAACAGATTTAGCATATCTAGCAAGAGTCTCAATGGACTAATGAACTGTTCTAAAAAATGCTTGTAATgtggttttaaaattaaatggtgTGAATGTAAGCAGTATAACCACTTTTGATCTGTTAAGGATTTCATTGTTTAGAGGTTAAAGTTATTTCCCTTTGCTGTGTGTGGCTGAAATCCTTTCCTTGATTTGTAATGAATAAGCCATACAGTTCGGCTaaacttttaaataaacatttcacttagtttaataaatatttttactcCTTTTAGCGGGTTACCATTTATTCCATATCTGGATAATTTGCCAAACTTCAACCGTTCAGTTGATGGACCAATCAGGCTGCCAATTGTGGATAAATATAAGGTACAAAATGAAACTAGGATTTGAAATTAGTTATGTTACCTTCAAATAGATGGCCCAGTCTTACTTTATTTTCAAAGGATTCCCGTAGTTCTGTCTTAAATGTGGTGGGCATTGTGTCATTTACCTTTTGATATACTGGATTGACTGAAAAGGGTGACATTTGCTTTTAAATATGTTCTTATGCTCACCATTTCATGCTTTAGATGCTTTTCTCATTGGAAAATACTAACTTAGATGCAATAATGCAACATCACTTGATATATCAATTGATGTATCTGCGTTGACTACATTTATGATTAAACAGTAAAACACAgcattattttaagaaaaataagcTTTTAAACAGTGTTTCTGTTTTTTACAAAGGATATGGGCACTGTGGTCCTGGGAAAGCTGGAATCAGGCTCTATTTGCAAAGGACAGCAACTTGTGATGATGCCAAACAAGGTATGGCAAGTTTTCACCTTCCATATTTAAGAAGTTTCTAAGGCTATAATCAACTTGGTTTACAGTAAGTAATTTGATCAGAACTAAGAGCTTCCGTATATGACACTGTGTCAAACAGGATTCAGCTTTATATAACTGCCTCTGAAAATAttccatgttttaaaatcataggactggaagggacctcaagaggtcatcagtcccctgcactcctggcaggacctagtattatctaggccatccctgacaggtgtttggtgGAAACTTGTAAAATGTATGGGAGAAAACATCAGTGCTTAATATCTTAGTTTAGCAGTTAACTTTTTTTCTGGATGTTGAGTATGTCTTTGATTTCCTCAGCATTCAAAAGTAGAATTGCACTTCATCGCTAAACTCCAGTAACCCTTGGGTCATCAAATCAGTCTGGCTTatccattggcctgctaaacccagggttctgagttcaatccttgagggggccatttagggatctgaggcaaaaatctatctggggattggtcctgcttcaagcaggggggtggactagatgacctcctgagatcccttccaaccctggtattctatgattccctcTATGATTTGAGCCTTAGTTTGCTTTGCAATAGGTATGTTTGCCTAGTTGAATCCTTTTTCTGCTGGGAGTTAGTCACCGCCTTCCTCGCACACTATATCCGTTTTCAAGTGAGAATGGAACAAATTCTAAGGATATAAGCTGAGATGTTATTTTTATTGGCTTAAGTTGAGAATTCCTTTACCTTTTCTGTTCCAACAGACTGTCAGTGAAAATTAAGGGTGTCTCAGCATTCATGCCAGAACATAAGATGAATCTCTTGTACGCTGGAAACTGACATTTCTTTATGCAAAATGCATTGTTGCTTAGACTGATTTCCAGGTCACCTCTTCTGGAAAATTAGCAGCTGCAAGTTAATAGTATAGGGcattaaagatttaaaaattgAGATTACAAAGGAGCTAGCTTTGTGTTGCTACCATCTGATGAATAGTATCCAGTAGTGTGATTAAAAGTAGATTCTGTAATCTAATGTCAAAGGTCTTGAAGGTTGCATCATATTTGTTTTTGACCGTCTGTCTATACCTGAATTAAGATTCCAAGATAAAAAGAAATTTTCCGACACTGTCTCCAAAAGTTATCTTGCATAGTAACCTCTACTCTATTTGATGTCCAGTCCACCTTAATTTAGGGTATGGAGAGCCAGTTAGATCTATATTAGGGCTCAAATTACCAGCATTTGTTCTACTGGTATAGTGACTAAAGAAATGAATCATCACAGCACTGAACAAAATAATTGCTCCTGAAATTTGAGTAAAAGACAAGTTTATCAACATGTAGGGGGAAAGTTCCATAAGGGTTAAATGCATTAGTAACAGAATATTTTTCTTGTTAAAACTTAATTTGCCTATTTTGGTGAAAATTATACCTGGCATTTCTTATTTGCAAGTGGTttagaaaatattgttttaaaatacacCTTCCATGGAACTTGCGCAATTATTCCCCCaggggggaaaaggaagaagACTCAACAATTTAAAGAACTAATTTGAGATGCAATTCTCAGATGAGCTTGTACTTTTTGACTTAAGTAGCTATTTCCTTTTCATCACAAAACTGTTTGACACTACTACTACTGACAGACAGACACCCATGTAACTCTGTAGGAGAATTAGTAGGGAGTGCTTGAGAAGTTGCAAATGCCTTTAGCAGGTTACCATAAACataaaatatgtatatttcaATAAGTCCTTTTACACTTCAGATGACATGCACTTCTGTTAGTAGCGGTAGTGAGTTAAAACCTTACAAAAGTGAACAGTAGTAACCCTTTTACtctttgggggcgggaggggtaggatgaatctccccccccccccccacttactcTTTTTCAAATTAATCTAATTCTTCCCCACTGGTCCTTACTGGTGAGCGAAGTCATGAGACCAAAGGACAGACTATGGTGTAAAGGGATGTCAATAAATTAGATTATATGATGTTTTGATTGAGAGTATTCATAAACCTGCATCCTGATTTATATTCATCTGCTTAGGAAGCTCTACAAAATCTTCTCATATGATCTGCAAACAAAATCACTTCACTCGTTTATTCTGACATATTATTCCTTTTATCAGAGTGCTCAAAGGGTACgttttaaaaatgtaaccttGGCACATACTTGCTTTTCATCTTTTGAATATAAAGTTCTCGAAATTTAAAACTTGACTGTTGTGGACACCTGGACTAGTTCTGgttctaatatttaaaaaaaatacatatttaatgtaatatatatttataataccACAGTATACACTCCCCAAAGTGGATGAGACTTACCTCTTGCGTATGATCTCCATAAATgtatgtgccttttgctgtgagGAAGCCTTTTGAAACTTGCTCTAGACTGACATTTAAAATACAATGTATCATAATGTTGTATAAATTGGAATATTGGACAGAACAAAAGTGCTAGATTATATTTTAATAACTAAGTGATACCAGGAAATTTCCTTCTCTGCTCAAGTTTTTCATACAATTGTGAATTATAATGCATTAtaataaaaattagggctgtcaagcaattaagcGTTTAAGCGTgcgattaatcgcattgttaaaaaataaaagaatatcatttatttaaatattttccaatatattgatttcaattataacagaatatgaagtgtacagtgctcactttaaatttatttttattacaaatatttgcactgtaaaaaaaaaaagatagtatttttcaattcacctcatacaagtactgtggtgcaatctatttatcatgaaagttgaacttaacaaaaaataactgcaatcaaaaattttaaaaaaattaaaactttagagcctacaagtcctctcagtcctacttcatgttcagccaatcgctcaaataattttgtttatgtttgcaggagataatgctgcctgcttcttgttcacaatgttgcctgaaactgagaacaggggttcacatagcactgttgtagccggtgtcgcaaggtatttacatcCCAGATTCATATGTACCTttgtgcttcaaccaccattgcagaggacatgcatccatgttgatgacgggttctgctcaataaccatccaaagcagtgtggaccgacacatgttcatgttcatcatctgagtcaaatgccaccagcagaaggttgattttcttctttggttgttcggattctgtagttttcgcatcggagtgttgctcttttaagacttctggaagcatgctccacaccccgtcccgatcagattttggaaggcacttcagattcttaaatcttgggtcgagtgccgtagctgtctttagaaatctcacattgtacCTTCTTcatgttttgtcaaatctgcagcgaaagcgttcttaaaatgaacatgttttGAGCCCTCAtccaagactactataacatgaaatatatggcagaatgtaggtAAAATAGAGATCGAgacctacaattctcccccaaagagttcagtcacaaatttaatgcattattttttttacaagcatcatcagcatggaagcatgtccactggaatggtggccaaagcatgaagcggcatatgaatgtttagcatatctggtacatAGGtacttgcaatgctggctacaaaagtgccatgtgaatcctgttctcactttctggtgacattgtaaataagaagttggcagcattatctcccgtaagtGTGAACTAACTtttttgtcttagtgattggctgaatgagaaataggactgagtggacttgtaggctctgaagttttgcactgtttttttgtttttttttagtacagtcatgtaacaaaaagaatctacatttgtaaattgcactttcacgattgtactacagtacttgtatgaggtgaattgaaaaatactgttatttttacagtgcaaatatttgtaacaaaaataatagtGAGTACTATACattttgtattcagtgttgtaattgaaatcatatatttgaaaatgtagaaaaaaatccacaaatatttaataaatttcaattggtattctattgtttaacagtgcacttAAAATTAATCGTGAATAATtgtaatttttttgagttaattgtatgagttaactgcgattaatcgacagccctaataataataCACCTAGTGCAACATATTTAAACTAATGCAGAGATGTAGCTGACAAACTGTATAGGTCTAATATACTCTTTTgtattagtgatttttttttttttttgtgagatgCGTTAAGTAAAACAGAAAACCTGAATCTCGCTTTCTTTAAGCACAACGTGGAAGTTCTCGGAATCCTTTCTGATGATGTAGAAACTGATGCTGTAGCCCCAGGTGAAAACCTGAAAATTAGACTGAAAGGAATTGAAGAGGAGGAGATCCTTCCAGGATTTATACTCTGTGACCCTAATAACCTTTGTCATTCTGGACGCACATTTGATGCCCAGGTACACTAGCTGAAATATAGTTCTGTAATTCCTTGGTTCTTGTATCTAATGATGGTGAATGACACTAAACAAGACTACACCATTTGAAATTTGTTAGAAATTTCACAGATGCTGTAAGACCACTGTGTGATTTCATAAATCTTAATGCAAGATTTAAAATCATTGCTTAAAAAAGTCACGAGTGAATTACATTTGTTCTCTGAATGTGAATATTCTAATTGAAGTTTCAGAAATCCCTAATCTTAAAGCAAAATTCTATTTTCCTTCTTATAGACCAGTTATTTTTCAGTAAGCATATTTCTGTATTATAAGACATTCAGTCATTGGGGGGagagctagctcagtggtttgagcattggcctgctaaacccagggttgtgagttcaatccttgagggggccatttagggatctggggcaaaaatctgtctggggattagtcctgctctgagcagggggttggactagatggcctcctgaggtcccttccaaccctgatattctatgattttgctGGTCCCCTAACAAGAGTGTGGGGTTGGCCTTTTGCTTCTGAAAAGTTTTATTCAGTGACGTGACGTGCCACGTATATGAAGTTCTAGATAAAAATGTGTGATAGCTAACCCTTAACTGGTTAGTCTCTGACTCTTTAGAATATAATATGTGAGGAATGCAGTTATATTACACTTCTTATATTACTTTACAGATAGTGATAATTGAGCACAAATCCATCATCTGCCCTGGTTATAATGCGGTGCTGCACATTCATACC includes the following:
- the GSPT1 gene encoding eukaryotic peptide chain release factor GTP-binding subunit ERF3A isoform X5, with protein sequence MGGLQTQPRGRRGNEGTQGDGLVVSRALAHSGASAESSQEEQTASCEGSNVAVSMEVSEPVVENGETEMSPEESWDHKEETCEAELGGGPSGDAGHTEESAQEMMEEEEEIPKPKSVVAPPGAPKKEHVNVVFIGHVDAGKSTIGGQIMYLTGMVDKRTLEKYEREAKEKNRETWYLSWALDTNQEERDKGKTVEVGRAYFETEKKHFTILDAPGHKSFVPNMIGGASQADLAVLVISARKGEFETGFEKGGQTREHAMLAKTAGVKHLIVLINKMDDPTVNWSNERYEECKEKLVPFLKKVGFNPKKDIHFMPCSGLTGANLKEQSDFCPWYIGLPFIPYLDNLPNFNRSVDGPIRLPIVDKYKDMGTVVLGKLESGSICKGQQLVMMPNKHNVEVLGILSDDVETDAVAPGENLKIRLKGIEEEEILPGFILCDPNNLCHSGRTFDAQIVIIEHKSIICPGYNAVLHIHTCIEEVEITALICLVDKKSGEKSKTRPRFVKQDQVCIARLRTAGTICLETFKEFPQMGRFTLRDEGKTIAIGKVLKLVPEKD
- the GSPT1 gene encoding eukaryotic peptide chain release factor GTP-binding subunit ERF3A isoform X6, giving the protein MEVSEPVENGETEMSPEESWDHKEETCEAELGGGPSGDAGHTEESAQEMMEEEEEIPKPKSVVAPPGAPKKEHVNVVFIGHVDAGKSTIGGQIMYLTGMVDKRTLEKYEREAKEKNRETWYLSWALDTNQEERDKGKTVEVGRAYFETEKKHFTILDAPGHKSFVPNMIGGASQADLAVLVISARKGEFETGFEKGGQTREHAMLAKTAGVKHLIVLINKMDDPTVNWSNERYEECKEKLVPFLKKVGFNPKKDIHFMPCSGLTGANLKEQSDFCPWYIGLPFIPYLDNLPNFNRSVDGPIRLPIVDKYKDMGTVVLGKLESGSICKGQQLVMMPNKHNVEVLGILSDDVETDAVAPGENLKIRLKGIEEEEILPGFILCDPNNLCHSGRTFDAQIVIIEHKSIICPGYNAVLHIHTCIEEVEITALICLVDKKSGEKSKTRPRFVKQDQVCIARLRTAGTICLETFKEFPQMGRFTLRDEGKTIAIGKVLKLVPEKD